From one Halothece sp. PCC 7418 genomic stretch:
- a CDS encoding SulP family inorganic anion transporter has protein sequence MNITNTIHFRNLQGDILGGITTAVVALPMALAFGIASGAGAAAGLWGAVLIGFFAALFGGTPSLISEPTGPMTVIVTAVITELTANNPEQGLAMAFTVIMMAGGFQILFGVLRLGRYITMLPYNVISGFMTGIGVILIFVQLAPFLGQETPKGGVLGVLSNLPMLIANLDPWETLLGIITLAILFLYPSRWKRVVPPQLIALMIGTAISMIFFSGMEIRTIGTIGEITPGLPDLQLPTFTAGNLRLMFVNAIILATVGSIDCLLTCVVSEGLTRQDYKANKELIGQGIANLITGLGGGIAGSGATTPTVVNIQAGGRTAVSGLTRALVLLVIVLWAAPLTTGIPLAVLAGIVLKVGINIIDWGFLKRVHKISWKAAGIVYGVVLLTVFVDLMVAVAVGVFIANILTIDRLSQVQNNAVKAVTDADDQIVLSPEEKEILDVANGRVLLFHLSGPMIFGVAKAIAREHRAISNYDVLIVDLSEVPVLGVTSSLSLENAIQEALNAKREVMIVGATGKVKSRLENLGIAGLIPDEHWMDDRLEALKEGLAIAQSEEKMNVS, from the coding sequence ATGAATATTACAAACACGATTCATTTTCGGAATCTCCAAGGGGATATCCTTGGGGGAATCACAACTGCAGTTGTTGCGCTCCCGATGGCGTTAGCGTTCGGTATTGCTTCTGGTGCTGGGGCTGCTGCTGGCTTATGGGGAGCGGTTTTAATTGGCTTTTTTGCAGCGTTATTCGGTGGCACGCCGAGCCTGATTTCTGAGCCAACGGGTCCGATGACGGTCATTGTCACCGCAGTGATTACCGAACTCACAGCCAATAACCCAGAACAAGGGTTAGCCATGGCATTTACTGTCATTATGATGGCGGGCGGATTTCAAATTCTGTTTGGCGTGCTTCGCTTGGGACGCTATATTACGATGCTTCCCTATAATGTCATTTCTGGTTTTATGACTGGGATTGGGGTGATTTTAATCTTCGTCCAACTTGCCCCCTTTTTAGGACAAGAAACGCCAAAAGGAGGGGTGCTTGGGGTACTCAGCAATCTCCCGATGCTGATCGCCAATCTTGACCCTTGGGAGACTTTGTTAGGAATCATTACCTTAGCCATTTTATTTTTATATCCCTCGCGCTGGAAACGAGTGGTTCCGCCACAGTTAATTGCTCTGATGATTGGGACAGCCATTTCCATGATTTTCTTCAGTGGGATGGAGATTCGGACGATTGGCACCATTGGCGAAATCACCCCTGGTTTACCCGACTTACAGCTGCCAACGTTTACGGCTGGTAATTTACGCTTGATGTTTGTCAATGCGATTATTTTGGCAACCGTTGGCTCGATTGACTGTTTGCTGACTTGTGTCGTTTCTGAGGGCTTAACTCGTCAAGACTACAAAGCCAATAAGGAGTTAATTGGTCAAGGAATTGCTAATTTAATCACGGGTTTAGGCGGTGGAATTGCTGGATCTGGCGCAACAACACCCACGGTTGTTAATATCCAAGCGGGGGGACGGACTGCGGTATCGGGCTTAACTCGCGCCCTAGTGTTATTGGTCATTGTACTCTGGGCTGCACCGTTAACCACTGGCATTCCTCTGGCGGTATTAGCGGGAATTGTCTTAAAAGTCGGGATTAATATTATTGATTGGGGCTTCTTAAAACGGGTTCACAAAATTTCTTGGAAGGCTGCGGGAATTGTTTATGGTGTTGTCCTGCTGACAGTATTTGTAGATCTAATGGTCGCTGTTGCGGTGGGAGTCTTTATTGCTAATATTCTCACCATTGATCGCCTCTCGCAAGTGCAAAATAATGCGGTGAAAGCCGTGACTGACGCGGATGATCAAATTGTTCTCAGTCCTGAGGAAAAAGAAATTCTAGATGTTGCTAATGGACGGGTTTTACTGTTTCATCTCAGTGGTCCGATGATTTTTGGGGTGGCGAAGGCGATCGCGCGGGAACATCGGGCAATTAGCAATTATGATGTTTTAATTGTTGACTTAAGTGAAGTTCCCGTTTTAGGAGTCACCTCTTCCTTATCCTTAGAAAATGCTATTCAAGAAGCACTCAACGCCAAACGCGAAGTGATGATTGTTGGTGCTACAGGAAAGGTCAAAAGCCGTTTAGAAAATTTAGGCATTGCAGGCTTGATTCCTGATGAACACTGGATGGATGATCGTTTAGAGGCTCTAAAAGAAGGTCTCGCGATCGCGCAATCAGAAGAAAAAATGAATGTCAGCTAG
- a CDS encoding universal stress protein, with amino-acid sequence MKHILLCTDGSAFAQESYHYAAWLAPRLDAGVDVLYVTDVRSQKSIETGNLSGSIGIDAAKDLLSKLVEIEHEKAKINHERAKLILEEAKQRLISEGVKQVKTIHETGFLVDCFHEFETNADLIILGKRGENAPFASNHLGGNTERILRGSHKPCLVTSRQFKPIQRLLFAYDGGKSSQKMLRFLVESPAFKGLQLHILTVARTAQDKKAQKRNQEAEEQTRAAGFEPICQILEGAPEKIIASYADGHDISLIVMGAYGHSRIRPLVIGSTTAQVLRSTQLPVLLFR; translated from the coding sequence ATGAAACACATTCTCTTATGCACCGATGGCTCTGCTTTTGCCCAAGAAAGCTATCATTATGCAGCTTGGCTAGCCCCCCGCCTAGATGCTGGTGTTGATGTTCTATATGTTACCGATGTTCGCTCTCAAAAATCCATTGAAACGGGAAATTTAAGCGGTAGCATTGGCATTGATGCAGCTAAAGATCTCCTGAGTAAGTTAGTGGAGATTGAACATGAAAAAGCAAAAATTAATCACGAACGGGCAAAACTGATCCTCGAAGAGGCAAAACAACGGTTGATTTCGGAAGGAGTAAAACAGGTCAAAACCATCCACGAAACAGGCTTTCTGGTGGATTGTTTTCACGAATTTGAAACCAACGCCGATTTAATTATTTTGGGCAAGCGTGGCGAAAATGCCCCCTTTGCGTCCAATCATTTGGGCGGGAACACAGAGCGCATTTTGCGGGGGAGTCATAAACCGTGCTTAGTTACTTCCCGTCAGTTTAAACCCATTCAGCGCTTACTCTTTGCTTACGATGGGGGGAAAAGTTCTCAGAAGATGTTGCGATTTCTAGTGGAGTCGCCAGCTTTCAAAGGACTACAACTCCATATCCTCACAGTGGCACGAACCGCTCAAGATAAAAAAGCCCAAAAACGGAATCAGGAAGCAGAAGAACAAACACGAGCAGCGGGGTTTGAGCCGATTTGTCAGATTTTAGAAGGTGCTCCCGAAAAGATTATTGCTAGTTACGCCGATGGTCACGATATCAGCCTGATTGTGATGGGGGCTTACGGACATAGTCGCATTCGTCCTCTTGTTATTGGGAGTACAACCGCGCAGGTGCTGAGAAGTACCCAACTTCCTGTATTGTTATTTCGGTGA
- a CDS encoding SulP family inorganic anion transporter: MDLNLLRREWFSNTQKDILAGAVVALALIPEAIAFSLIAGVDPKVGLYASFVIAIITAIFGGRTGLISGATGAMALLMSDLVKEHGLEYLFAASVLTGILQIVFGILKLDQQMKFVPRAVMIGFVNALAILIFMAQLPQLTDKPWEVYVMVVVGLGIIYLFPRLTQSVPSPLVAIIVLTAVSIAFDVDVPTVGDMGELPSTFPIFHFPDVPFNLETLQIIFPVALTLTIVGLLETLLTAALLDELTDTPSDKNREAKGQGIANIITGFFGGMAGCAMIGQSVINIQSGGRKRISTFTSGILLLFFILVLGNWVQQIPMASLVAVMIMVSIGTFSWSSIRNLPRVPRTETAVMITTVVITVLSHNLAIGVLVGIALSAIFFSREIAQVVFVDKTVSPDGMHCTYHVAGQIFFVSVEQFINAFDLKEDIERVTINLTHAHIWDQAAVAAIDKVVIQFRRHGAEVELVGLNEDSAKMLDRLAIHDKPDALEKVASH, translated from the coding sequence TTGGATTTAAATTTATTAAGACGAGAATGGTTTTCTAATACACAAAAAGATATTCTGGCTGGTGCAGTTGTCGCATTAGCCTTAATTCCAGAAGCGATCGCGTTTTCTTTAATTGCTGGCGTTGACCCCAAAGTGGGGTTATATGCTTCTTTTGTTATTGCGATCATTACTGCCATTTTTGGTGGGCGCACAGGCTTAATCTCTGGTGCAACGGGGGCAATGGCACTGTTAATGTCAGATTTAGTGAAAGAGCATGGCTTAGAATATCTCTTTGCTGCCAGTGTCCTAACAGGTATTTTACAAATCGTCTTTGGGATTCTCAAACTGGATCAGCAAATGAAATTTGTTCCCCGCGCAGTCATGATCGGCTTTGTCAATGCCCTTGCGATTCTCATCTTTATGGCGCAACTGCCTCAATTAACCGATAAACCATGGGAAGTCTATGTCATGGTTGTAGTGGGTTTAGGCATTATTTATCTATTTCCAAGGCTTACCCAGTCAGTTCCGTCCCCCTTAGTTGCTATTATTGTCCTGACCGCAGTTTCCATTGCTTTTGATGTCGATGTCCCCACTGTTGGCGATATGGGGGAACTTCCCAGCACCTTTCCCATCTTTCACTTCCCTGATGTTCCCTTTAATTTAGAGACATTACAAATCATTTTCCCCGTTGCGCTGACATTAACCATTGTTGGTTTATTAGAAACCTTGCTGACCGCAGCCCTCCTTGATGAGTTAACTGACACACCTAGCGATAAAAATCGTGAAGCCAAAGGTCAAGGCATTGCCAATATTATTACGGGTTTCTTTGGCGGAATGGCAGGGTGCGCCATGATTGGTCAATCGGTGATTAATATCCAATCGGGAGGACGCAAGCGCATTTCTACCTTTACCTCTGGGATTTTATTACTGTTTTTCATTCTTGTGCTGGGAAATTGGGTGCAGCAGATTCCCATGGCTTCCCTCGTTGCAGTGATGATTATGGTGTCAATTGGAACCTTTAGTTGGTCTTCGATTCGGAATCTTCCTCGCGTTCCTCGCACTGAAACAGCGGTGATGATCACAACCGTTGTCATTACCGTTTTGAGTCATAACTTAGCGATTGGGGTTTTAGTGGGAATTGCCCTCAGCGCCATTTTCTTCTCCCGTGAGATCGCGCAAGTCGTCTTTGTCGATAAAACCGTCAGTCCGGATGGGATGCACTGTACTTATCATGTCGCTGGACAAATCTTTTTTGTTTCCGTGGAGCAATTTATCAATGCCTTTGACTTAAAAGAAGATATTGAGCGCGTGACGATTAACCTCACTCATGCTCATATTTGGGATCAGGCTGCGGTTGCTGCTATTGATAAGGTTGTCATTCAATTCCGTCGTCATGGCGCAGAAGTGGAACTGGTGGGATTGAATGAAGACAGTGCCAAAATGCTCGATCGCCTTGCCATTCATGATAAACCCGATGCCCTCGAAAAAGTTGCTAGTCACTAA
- a CDS encoding DUF29 domain-containing protein, with protein MFTESQSTPKSLYDTDYNLWVLETIKQLENKQFKAIDWENLLEELSDLSRREKRKLKNLLRRLLEHLLKLNYWQAEIENNRGHWEAEIASFRKQITDQLEDSPSLKPYLEEIFAECYQDGRELAAARSRLPLETFPEQPIATLEQVLDKHWLP; from the coding sequence ATGTTTACAGAATCGCAATCAACCCCAAAAAGTTTATACGACACTGACTATAATCTTTGGGTTTTAGAAACCATTAAACAGTTAGAAAATAAGCAGTTTAAAGCCATTGATTGGGAAAACTTACTTGAGGAATTATCCGATTTGAGTCGTCGTGAAAAAAGGAAACTAAAGAACCTTCTCAGAAGATTATTGGAACATTTGCTGAAATTAAACTATTGGCAAGCTGAAATTGAAAACAATCGGGGTCATTGGGAAGCAGAAATTGCCAGCTTCCGTAAACAAATTACAGATCAACTCGAAGACAGTCCCAGCTTAAAACCATATTTAGAAGAAATTTTTGCTGAATGTTATCAAGACGGACGAGAACTTGCAGCAGCGCGATCGCGCCTTCCTCTTGAAACTTTTCCTGAACAGCCCATTGCCACCTTAGAACAAGTCTTAGACAAACACTGGCTTCCCTAA
- a CDS encoding DUF29 domain-containing protein — translation MVAESQSRQTNLYEADYNLWVLETVKQLENKEFNAVDWDNLLEELSDLSRREKRKLESLLMRLFEHLLKLQYWEDEIENNRGHWEAEILNFRKQIKKELKASPSLKPYLLEIWEECYQDGREIAAARSRLPVETFPEQPIATLEQVLDEN, via the coding sequence ATGGTTGCCGAATCACAAAGCAGACAAACAAATCTATATGAAGCTGACTATAATCTTTGGGTATTAGAAACGGTTAAACAGTTAGAGAATAAAGAATTTAATGCCGTTGACTGGGACAATTTACTTGAGGAATTATCCGATTTGAGTCGTCGTGAAAAAAGAAAGTTAGAAAGTTTATTGATGCGTTTATTTGAACATCTCCTGAAACTTCAATATTGGGAGGACGAAATTGAAAATAATCGCGGTCATTGGGAAGCAGAAATTCTCAACTTTCGCAAACAGATTAAAAAAGAATTGAAAGCGAGTCCCAGTCTGAAACCCTATTTACTTGAAATCTGGGAAGAATGTTATCAAGATGGGAGAGAAATTGCTGCAGCGCGATCGCGCCTTCCTGTTGAAACCTTTCCTGAACAGCCTATTGCCACCTTAGAACAAGTCTTAGACGAAAACTGA